The Astatotilapia calliptera chromosome 14, fAstCal1.2, whole genome shotgun sequence genome includes a region encoding these proteins:
- the ttc36 gene encoding tetratricopeptide repeat protein 36 — MASAHDRAVLQAIFNPTTPFGDIPGLNQEEELIDDDSGFDRELLKQVKELEMRGVSAAETGDLQTALQLFSQAIQILPQRASAYNNRAQALRLKGDTAGALGDLDQAIALSGSTGRTACQALVQRGLLHRLARQNDEARADFEKAAALGSEFARQQAVVLNPYAALCNKMLSEVINKMRNPETSDMQ, encoded by the exons ATGGCCTCGGCACATGACAGAGCTGTACTGCAGGCTATATTCAACCCCACCACCCCCTTTGGAGACATTCCCGGCCTAAACCAAGAGGAGGAATTAATTGATGATG ACAGTGGCTTTGACAGAGAGTTGCTGAAGCAAGTGAAAGAGCTGGAGATGCGGGGTGTCTCAGCAGCAGAGACTGGGGATTTACAAACTGCGCTTCAGCTGTTCAGCCAGGCAATCCAGATTCTTCCTCAGCGAGCCTCTGCCTATAACAACCGGGCACAGGCCCTGCGACTGAAGGGGGACACAGCAG GAGCCCTGGGGGATCTGGACCAAGCGATTGCTCTGAGCGGCAGCACTGGGCGTACTGCCTGCCAGGCGCTGGTGCAACGAGGCCTTTTACATAGACTAGCACGCCAGAATGATGAAGCCAGAGCAGATTTTGAAAAAGCAGCTGCACTTGGAAGTGAATTTGCTCGACAACAAGCTGTGGTCCTTAATCCATATGCTGCCCTGTGTAACAAAATGCTGTCAGAGGTGATCAACAAAATGCGCAACCCTGAAACATCTGACATGCAGTGA
- the LOC113036929 gene encoding F-box only protein 40 yields MVKSMKMPVGYHKHCDKCYNVHCQVPAQTSVSCIVVKCHKNCGASLHMCKQEEHQLLCPNEIVPCLNVYYGCPLTMLRHRLAKHLEVCPASLVCCSQEWNRWPISESDLTFYRNVSENPVVNTEENLDVAMAHRDQEQLFQSIKMKNIFPELILEDSAVQNIAAGINSPADNACCSVDSGEYTENGSAKLDEELSQEERDTLAKCTDVTSIQNYSSWEKIFNKEKEGCKQTIKNLNKGEKGKEKEDQESSKSQKELHQGGECPVTARTMDGATGLAPWQDGVLERLGKEVNIAEYNMYLVHNGVMLINFGQLAACTPREKDFVYGSLEPIEVKSVRTFNVPTSYRAKRNHLKDPSRKAQTTHQSVDTSDLGISIEDLPKCEEVSTTLLCSLEKELKGHSISESVSTDGLYTDIGTQTCIFSSAPFKQDASLADVIAGKPCRLYLYIEAESVTRRHNKTSSAFSYMCGHYFRRDEYCFHFKNVHSDIQASLNGWFQQRCPLAYLGCTFTQMRFHPTGQEALVKFSKDGSTLVLQPKANSSLCAGGKTFSPKRNDAQNLDPLSSLPLEIIQHIAGYLDSFTLSQLSQVSHLLREVCATLLQERGMVSLKWEKKKHSSEGSSWICQKKVWKFSSQFSSVDRWSFSDTPSMSNHLGTCSFYQREDRTEPVALPCLGEVRDKHGKLKHKR; encoded by the exons ATG GTAAAAAGCATGAAGATGCCAGTGGGCTATCATAAGCATTGTGACAAGTGTTACAATGTCCACTGTCAAGTCCCTGCGCAGACCTCTGTTTCATGTATAGTCGTGAAATGTCACAAAAACTGTGGTGCAAGCCTCCACATGTGCAAGCAAGAAGAGCACCAGCTTCTCTGTCCAAATGAGATAGTGCCTTGCCTTAATGTTTATTATGGCTGTCCTCTCACCATGCTGCGCCACAGGCTGGCCAAACACTTAGAGGTCTGTCCTGCCAGCTTGGTCTGTTGCTCTCAGGAGTGGAACCGCTGGCCTATTTCAGAAAGTGACCTGACCTTTTATAGAAATGTTTCTGAAAACCCTGTTGTAAACACTGAGGAAAATCTTGATGTTGCTATGGCTCATAGGGACCAAGAGCAGCTgtttcaatcaatcaaaatgAAGAACATTTTTCCCGAGTTGATATTGGAGGATTCTGCCGTGCAAAACATTGCTGCTGGAATCAACAGTCCTGCAGATAATGCTTGCTGTTCTGTAGACAGTGGTGAATATACAGAAAATGGCAGTGCAAAGTTGGACGAAGAACTGAGTCAAGAGGAGAGAGATACTTTGGCAAAGTGCACAGATGTGACAAGTATTCAAAATTATAGCTCCTGGGAGAAAATATTCAATAAGGAGAAGGAGGGATGCAAGCAAACCATCAAAAACCTGAataagggagaaaaaggaaaagaaaaggaagaccaAGAATCATCAAAGAGTCAGAAAGAATTACACCAGGGTGGAGAATGTCCTGTAACTGCCAGAACCATGGACGGTGCCACTGGCCTTGCACCATGGCAAGATGGGGTCCTTGAGCGTTTAGGCAAAGAAGTCAACATTGCAGAATATAATATGTATCTGGTGCACAATGGGGTAATGCTGATTAACTTTGGGCAACTTGCTGCTTGCACACCAAGAGAAAAGGATTTTGTCTATGGGAGTCTGGAGCCCATTGAGGTGAAAAGCGTCCGAACATTTAATGTGCCTACCAGCTATCGAGCAAAGCGCAATCACTTGAAAGACCCCTCGCGCAAGGCCCAAACCACACACCAGAGTGTTGACACTTCAGATCTGGGCATTTCAATTGAGGATCTTCCAAAGTGTGAAGAGGTTAGCACAACACTTCTGTGCTCCCTGGAAAAAGAACTGAAGGGACATTCGATCTCAGAGAGTGTGTCGACAGATGGTCTTTACACAGATATAGGAACACAAACGTGCATCTTTTCTTCTGCACCCTTCAAGCAAGATGCTTCCTTAGCTGATGTCATAGCAGGTAAACCTTGtcgtctttatttatacatcgAAGCAGAATCTGTCACTAGAAGACACAACAAAACAAGTTCAGCCTTCAGCTACATGTGTGGCCACTACTTTCGCCGTGATGAATACTGCTTTCACTTCAAGAACGTGCATTCTGACATACAAGCCTCTCTAAATGGCTGGTTTCAGCAGCGTTGCCCTTtagcataccttggttgtactTTCACCCAGATGAGGTTTCACCCAACAGGTCAGGAAGCATTAGTTAAGTTCTCCAAAGATGGCAGCACTCTGGTACTCCAACCAAAAGCCAATTCATCACTCTGTGCAGGTGGGAAAACCTTCAGTCCTAAAAGGAATGATGCACAAAATCTGGATCCCCTAAGCAGCCTTCCTTTGGAGATCATTCAGCATATTGCTGGTTACCTTGACAGTTTTACATTGTCTCAGTTGTCCCAAGTCTCCCATCTATTGAGAGAGGTGTGTGCCACATTGCTGCAGGAGAGAGGGATGGTCTCCCTCAAgtgggagaaaaagaaacactccAGTGAAGGAAGTTCCTGGATTTGCCAAAAGAAA GTTTGGAAATTCAGCTCTCAGTTTTCCTCTGTGGACAGATGGAGCTTCAGCGATACTCCTTCCATGTCAAATCACCTGGGAACCTGCTCCTTCTACCAGAGAGAAGATCGCACTGAGCCGGTGGCTTTACCCTGCCTGGGAGAGGTCAGAGACAAACACGGGAAACTAAAGCATAAAAGATAA